From the Rhodoferax sp. WC2427 genome, one window contains:
- a CDS encoding LysR substrate-binding domain-containing protein, which yields MNLMAAMRYFSALHEHKHFGRAALACHITQPALSNALKALEDEFGVVIVRRGRTYEGLTPEGEQVLLAAHRMLHEHEVLQQALKSEADYPRGRLRMGAIPTAVPVLSRFAAMLQARHPGIQPVVLSLSSLELETRLEDLSLDLALGYTDRMHQRAVKLQAWPQYDEYYFLVRRAAQPHPDGLQMRDPVAWQTLADLPLCLLTPEMHNRTIMDAAFAAAGIQVVPAIETNSIFSLVLSVVDGSVCSVLPGGLLAAVLAYRELEALPLVAPEVRTPIGFMAPAVVRHSRAMQAALALAESPDWLRHVSAHSGQLAGTWPL from the coding sequence ATGAACCTCATGGCCGCCATGCGCTACTTCTCGGCGCTGCACGAGCACAAGCACTTTGGCCGCGCCGCCCTGGCCTGCCACATCACCCAGCCCGCCCTATCGAACGCGCTCAAGGCGCTGGAGGACGAGTTTGGCGTGGTCATCGTGCGCCGGGGCCGTACCTACGAGGGGCTGACGCCTGAGGGCGAGCAGGTGCTGCTGGCCGCGCACCGCATGCTGCACGAGCACGAGGTGCTGCAGCAGGCGCTGAAAAGCGAGGCCGACTACCCCCGGGGCCGCCTGCGCATGGGGGCCATTCCCACGGCGGTGCCCGTGCTGTCGCGGTTTGCGGCCATGCTGCAGGCCCGCCACCCGGGCATCCAGCCGGTGGTGCTGTCGCTGAGCTCGCTGGAGCTGGAGACGCGGCTGGAAGACCTGTCGCTGGACCTGGCCCTGGGCTACACCGACCGCATGCACCAGCGCGCCGTCAAGCTGCAGGCCTGGCCGCAGTACGACGAGTACTACTTTCTGGTGCGCCGCGCCGCGCAGCCCCACCCCGACGGCCTGCAGATGCGCGACCCGGTGGCCTGGCAGACCCTGGCCGATCTGCCGCTGTGCCTGCTGACCCCCGAAATGCACAACCGGACCATCATGGACGCGGCCTTTGCTGCCGCGGGCATCCAGGTGGTGCCCGCCATCGAGACCAATTCCATCTTCTCGCTGGTGCTCAGCGTGGTGGACGGCAGCGTGTGCAGCGTGCTGCCCGGCGGCTTGTTGGCGGCCGTGCTGGCCTACCGCGAACTGGAAGCGCTGCCGCTGGTCGCGCCCGAGGTGCGCACCCCCATCGGCTTCATGGCACCCGCCGTGGTGCGCCACTCGCGCGCCATGCAGGCCGCCCTGGCGCTGGCCGAGTCGCCCGACTGGCTGCGCCACGTCAGCGCCCACAGCGGGCAATTGGCTGGGACTTGGCCGCTGTAA
- a CDS encoding OFA family MFS transporter, whose amino-acid sequence MAGFLDKEGTIAGPGFNRWLVPPAALAIHLCIGMAYGFSVFWLPLSKALGIKESIKCGPEIGFFQELFVTNCDWKISTLGWMYTLFFVLLGSSAALWGGWLERAGPRKAGVVAALCWCGGMLISALGIHLHQFWLMLLGSGVIGGIGLGLGYISPVSTLIKWFPDRRGMATGMAIMGFGGGAMIGSPLAADLMKHFASPTDVGVMQSFIVMALVYFVFMLAGALGYRVPETGWKPAGWTPPAPNTSNNMITQRHVHVSKVWSIPQFWLVWMVLCMNVSAGIGVIGMASPMLQEVFGGSLIGLTQKYGELDKTQLAAIATVAAGFTALLSLFNIGGRFVWASLSDKLGRKITYVVFFVLGGAMYFSVPGSAAAGSILLFVAALCVILSMYGGGFATVPAYLADLFGTQMVGAIHGRLLTAWATAGVLGPVVVNYMREYQLGLGLPREQVYNQTMYILMGMLAVGLVCNLLIRPVADKYFMTDAELAVEKRLAHEKAAGSELRGSGTGSSAAVNPAFVAMAWMAVALPLGWGIYRTLLSVAKFFH is encoded by the coding sequence ATGGCAGGATTCCTGGACAAGGAAGGCACCATCGCGGGCCCTGGATTCAACCGCTGGTTGGTCCCCCCCGCAGCGCTGGCCATCCATCTGTGCATCGGCATGGCCTATGGTTTTTCGGTCTTCTGGCTGCCGCTATCCAAGGCGCTAGGGATCAAGGAAAGTATCAAATGTGGACCCGAAATTGGCTTCTTCCAGGAGCTGTTTGTCACTAACTGCGATTGGAAGATTTCTACCCTGGGCTGGATGTACACCCTGTTTTTTGTGCTGCTGGGCTCGTCGGCGGCGCTGTGGGGCGGCTGGCTGGAGCGTGCCGGTCCGCGCAAGGCCGGTGTGGTGGCCGCGCTGTGCTGGTGCGGCGGCATGCTGATCTCTGCGTTGGGTATCCACCTGCACCAGTTCTGGCTGATGCTGCTGGGCTCGGGCGTGATCGGCGGCATCGGCCTGGGGTTGGGCTACATCTCGCCCGTGTCCACGCTGATCAAGTGGTTCCCCGACCGGCGTGGCATGGCCACCGGCATGGCCATCATGGGCTTTGGCGGCGGTGCCATGATCGGCAGCCCGCTGGCGGCGGATTTGATGAAGCATTTCGCTAGCCCCACCGACGTCGGCGTGATGCAGTCCTTCATCGTCATGGCGCTGGTGTACTTTGTGTTCATGCTGGCCGGTGCCCTGGGCTACCGCGTGCCCGAAACCGGCTGGAAACCCGCCGGTTGGACCCCACCCGCGCCCAATACCAGCAACAACATGATCACCCAGCGCCACGTGCACGTCAGCAAGGTCTGGAGCATTCCACAGTTTTGGCTGGTGTGGATGGTGCTGTGCATGAACGTCAGCGCCGGTATCGGCGTGATCGGCATGGCATCGCCCATGCTGCAAGAGGTGTTTGGCGGCTCGCTGATTGGCCTGACGCAAAAGTACGGCGAGCTGGACAAAACCCAGCTGGCGGCCATTGCCACGGTGGCGGCGGGGTTTACCGCGCTGCTGAGCCTGTTCAACATTGGTGGGCGCTTTGTGTGGGCCAGCCTGTCCGACAAGCTGGGCCGCAAGATCACCTATGTGGTGTTCTTCGTGCTGGGCGGTGCCATGTACTTCAGCGTGCCCGGCAGCGCGGCAGCAGGCAGCATCCTTTTGTTTGTGGCCGCACTGTGCGTGATTTTGAGCATGTACGGCGGTGGTTTTGCCACCGTGCCCGCCTACTTGGCCGACCTGTTTGGAACGCAAATGGTGGGTGCCATCCACGGCCGCCTGCTAACCGCCTGGGCCACCGCCGGTGTGCTGGGCCCGGTAGTGGTGAATTACATGCGGGAATACCAGCTGGGCCTGGGCTTGCCGCGCGAACAGGTTTATAACCAGACCATGTACATCTTGATGGGCATGCTGGCGGTGGGCCTGGTGTGCAACCTGCTGATCCGCCCGGTGGCCGACAAGTACTTCATGACCGATGCCGAACTCGCCGTAGAAAAACGCCTGGCGCATGAAAAAGCCGCCGGTTCCGAGCTGCGCGGCAGTGGCACCGGCAGCAGCGCTGCGGTGAACCCGGCCTTCGTGGCGATGGCCTGGATGGCGGTGGCTTTGCCCCTGGGTTGGGGCATCTACCGCACGCTGCTCAGCGTGGCCAAATTCTTCCATTGA
- a CDS encoding formate dehydrogenase subunit gamma, with protein MTPDHTFDAVATAVAAHQHLPGALMPILHAVQDALGHIPADAVPSIAKALNLSTAEVHGVVTYYHHFRSAPAGRQVVQICRAESCQSMGGEQLWAHACVRLGLHGDHPGTTPDGAVTLEPVYCLGLCASSPAMVVDAKLHARMNIQKFDRLVAQAGSAA; from the coding sequence ATGACACCTGACCACACCTTTGATGCCGTTGCCACGGCAGTTGCTGCCCACCAGCACCTGCCCGGCGCGCTGATGCCCATCTTGCACGCCGTGCAGGACGCGCTGGGCCACATCCCCGCCGATGCCGTGCCCAGCATCGCCAAAGCGCTGAACCTGTCCACCGCCGAGGTGCACGGCGTGGTCACCTACTACCACCACTTCCGTTCCGCGCCTGCGGGCCGCCAGGTGGTGCAGATCTGCCGGGCCGAGTCCTGCCAGTCCATGGGGGGCGAGCAGCTCTGGGCCCACGCCTGCGTGCGCCTGGGCCTGCATGGCGACCACCCCGGCACCACGCCAGACGGCGCGGTCACGCTGGAGCCGGTGTACTGCCTGGGCCTGTGCGCCTCGTCCCCGGCCATGGTGGTCGATGCCAAGCTGCATGCGCGCATGAATATCCAAAAATTCGACCGCCTGGTCGCCCAGGCCGGGAGCGCAGCATGA
- a CDS encoding formate dehydrogenase beta subunit: MIIYVPCDSAALAVGADEVALAVQAEADRRGLAIELRRNSSRGLFWLEPLVEVVTPAGRIAFGPVAEEDVASLFDAAWGASHPLHLGRPEDMPFLQKQERLTFARMGITRPLSLADYEAHEGFAGLRKALQLSPAEVVQQVLDSGLRGRGGAAFPAGIKWKTVAAAQAAQKYIVCNADEGDSGTYSDRMTMEGDPFMLIEGMAIAAVATGATQGYVYIRSEYPHAVATMRSAIELATAAGFLGEQMLGSAHSFHLHVRMAAGAYVCGEETAMLESLEGKRGIVRAKPPLPALSGLFGKPTVINNVITLASVPIILARGAAFYRNYGVGRSHGTLPIQLAGNILHGGLVEKAFGVTLRELMYDFGGGSASGRPIKAVQVGGPLGAYVPESQWDIPLDYEAYAAVGAVVGHGGIVVHDDRANMARLARYAMEFCAIESCGKCTPCRIGSTRGVEVIDRIRDGENRPQQVQLLRDLCDTMVHGSLCAMGGMTPFPVLSALNHYPQDFGLPV, encoded by the coding sequence ATGATCATCTATGTCCCCTGTGATTCCGCCGCGTTGGCCGTGGGTGCCGACGAAGTCGCTCTGGCCGTCCAGGCCGAGGCCGACCGGCGTGGCCTGGCCATCGAGCTGCGCCGCAACAGTTCGCGCGGCCTGTTCTGGCTGGAGCCGCTGGTCGAAGTGGTTACGCCCGCAGGCCGCATCGCCTTTGGCCCGGTGGCCGAGGAAGACGTGGCCAGCCTGTTCGATGCCGCCTGGGGCGCCAGCCACCCGCTGCACCTGGGCCGCCCGGAAGACATGCCTTTCCTGCAAAAGCAGGAGCGCTTGACCTTTGCCCGCATGGGCATCACCCGCCCGCTGTCGCTGGCCGACTACGAGGCGCATGAAGGCTTTGCCGGTCTGCGCAAAGCCCTGCAACTCAGCCCCGCCGAGGTGGTGCAGCAGGTGCTGGACTCCGGCCTGCGGGGCCGGGGCGGCGCGGCCTTTCCGGCAGGCATCAAATGGAAGACGGTGGCTGCGGCCCAGGCCGCGCAAAAGTACATCGTCTGCAACGCCGACGAGGGCGACTCTGGCACCTACTCTGACCGCATGACCATGGAAGGCGACCCCTTCATGCTCATCGAGGGCATGGCGATTGCGGCGGTGGCCACCGGGGCTACCCAGGGCTATGTGTACATCCGCTCCGAGTACCCGCACGCCGTGGCCACCATGCGCAGTGCGATCGAATTGGCCACCGCCGCAGGCTTTTTGGGCGAGCAGATGCTGGGCAGCGCGCACAGCTTTCATCTGCACGTGCGCATGGCCGCCGGGGCCTATGTCTGCGGCGAAGAAACCGCCATGCTGGAGAGCCTGGAGGGCAAACGCGGCATCGTGCGCGCCAAGCCGCCGCTGCCTGCGCTCAGCGGCCTTTTTGGCAAGCCCACCGTCATCAACAACGTGATCACGCTGGCCTCCGTGCCCATCATCCTGGCGCGCGGTGCGGCCTTCTACCGCAACTATGGCGTGGGCCGTTCGCACGGCACCTTGCCGATCCAGCTGGCGGGCAACATCTTGCACGGCGGCCTGGTGGAAAAGGCCTTTGGCGTGACCCTGCGCGAGCTGATGTATGACTTTGGCGGGGGCTCGGCCAGCGGCCGCCCCATCAAGGCGGTGCAGGTGGGCGGGCCGCTGGGCGCGTACGTGCCCGAGTCGCAGTGGGACATTCCGCTGGACTACGAGGCCTATGCAGCCGTAGGCGCGGTGGTGGGCCACGGCGGCATCGTGGTGCACGACGACCGGGCCAACATGGCGCGGCTGGCCCGCTACGCCATGGAGTTCTGCGCCATCGAGTCCTGCGGCAAGTGCACGCCCTGCCGCATTGGCTCCACCCGCGGTGTCGAGGTGATCGACCGCATCCGCGATGGCGAAAACCGGCCCCAGCAGGTCCAATTGCTGCGCGACCTGTGCGACACCATGGTCCACGGCTCGCTGTGCGCCATGGGCGGCATGACGCCGTTTCCGGTGCTGTCGGCACTGAACCACTACCCCCAAGACTTCGGTCTGCCCGTTTAA
- the fdhF gene encoding formate dehydrogenase subunit alpha produces the protein MHNHTEIDFGTPLRTSTQEVTLEIDGESVTVPAGTSLMRAAVDAGINVPKLCATDSLEPFGSCRLCLVEVEGRKGYPASCTTLVESGMKVRTQSPKLQELRKGVMELYISDHPLDCLTCAANGDCELQDMAGVTGLREVRYGMEGANHFHAKKDESNPYFTYDPAKCIVCNRCVRACEETQGTFALTISGRGFESRVSAGQDQPFMESDCVSCGACVSACPTATLTEKTVIMMGQPEHSKITTCAYCGVGCAFKAEMKGNEVVRMVPWKDGKANEGHSCVKGRFAWGYATHKDRITTPMIRKSITDPWQVVGWDEAIGYAASEFRRIQAKHGRDSIGGITSSRCTNEETYLVQKLVRAAFGNNNVDTCARVCHSPTGYGLGQTFGTSAGTQTFKSVEQADVIMVIGANPTDGHPVFASRMKKRLREGAKLIIIDPRTIDMVRSPHVQADYHLKLKPGTNVAVISALAHVVVTEGLLASAYIAERCDDKSFQQWRDFVAKPENSPEALEQVTGVPAAELRAAARLYATGGNAAIYYGLGVTEHSQGSTMVMGIANLAMATGNVGREGVGVNPLRGQNNVQGACDMGSFPHELPGYRHISDSTVRGEFEAAWGVSLQAEPGLRIPNMFDAALSGSFMGLYCEGEDIVQSDPNTQHVVAALSAMECIVVQDIFLNETAKYAHVFLPGASFLEKDGTFTNAERRISRVRKVMPPKAGLADWEVTVKLANALGYPMAYRHPREIMAEIASLTPTFHGVSYEKIDQHGSVQWPCNEDTAELGTETMHHDQFVRGKGRFIITQYVATEEKVTRKFPLLLTTGRILSQYNVGAQTRRTENVQWHSEDRLEIHPHDAEERGIKPDDWVGIQSRAGSTVLRALVTERMQPGVVYTTFHFPESGANVITTDNSDWATNCPEYKVTAVQVMPVAQPSEWQKSYATFNQNQLDLLQAASKKPVLADAIK, from the coding sequence ATGCACAACCACACAGAAATTGACTTTGGCACCCCCCTGCGCACCTCCACGCAAGAGGTCACGCTGGAGATCGACGGCGAGTCCGTCACCGTGCCTGCGGGCACCTCGCTGATGCGCGCGGCGGTGGACGCGGGCATCAACGTGCCCAAGCTCTGCGCCACCGACAGCCTGGAGCCGTTTGGCTCCTGCCGCCTGTGCCTGGTGGAAGTGGAGGGCCGCAAGGGCTACCCCGCTTCGTGCACCACGCTGGTCGAGTCGGGCATGAAAGTGCGCACCCAAAGCCCCAAGCTGCAAGAGCTGCGCAAGGGCGTGATGGAGCTGTACATCTCTGACCACCCGCTGGACTGCCTGACCTGCGCCGCCAACGGCGACTGCGAGCTGCAAGACATGGCGGGCGTGACCGGTTTGCGCGAAGTGCGTTACGGCATGGAAGGGGCCAACCACTTCCATGCCAAGAAGGACGAGTCCAACCCGTACTTCACCTACGACCCGGCCAAGTGCATCGTCTGCAACCGCTGCGTGCGCGCCTGCGAAGAAACCCAGGGCACGTTTGCGCTGACGATCTCGGGCCGGGGCTTTGAATCCCGCGTGTCGGCGGGGCAAGACCAGCCGTTCATGGAATCCGACTGCGTGAGCTGCGGTGCCTGCGTCTCGGCCTGCCCCACCGCCACCCTGACGGAGAAGACCGTCATCATGATGGGCCAGCCCGAGCACAGCAAGATCACCACCTGCGCCTACTGCGGCGTGGGCTGCGCCTTCAAGGCCGAGATGAAGGGCAATGAAGTGGTGCGCATGGTGCCCTGGAAAGACGGCAAGGCCAATGAAGGCCACTCGTGCGTCAAGGGCCGCTTCGCCTGGGGCTACGCCACCCACAAGGACCGCATCACCACCCCGATGATCCGCAAGAGCATCACCGACCCCTGGCAGGTGGTGGGCTGGGACGAAGCCATTGGCTACGCCGCCAGCGAGTTCCGCCGCATCCAGGCCAAGCACGGGCGCGATTCCATCGGCGGCATCACCTCGTCGCGCTGCACCAACGAAGAAACCTACCTGGTGCAAAAGCTGGTGCGCGCCGCCTTTGGCAACAACAACGTGGACACCTGCGCCCGCGTCTGCCATTCGCCCACCGGCTACGGCCTGGGCCAGACCTTTGGCACCTCGGCCGGTACCCAGACCTTCAAGTCGGTGGAGCAGGCCGACGTGATCATGGTCATCGGTGCCAACCCCACCGACGGCCACCCGGTATTTGCCTCGCGCATGAAGAAGCGCCTGCGCGAAGGTGCCAAGCTGATCATCATCGACCCGCGCACCATCGACATGGTGCGTTCGCCCCACGTGCAGGCCGACTACCACTTGAAGCTCAAGCCCGGCACCAACGTGGCGGTGATCTCCGCCCTGGCCCACGTGGTGGTCACCGAGGGCCTGCTGGCCAGCGCCTACATTGCCGAGCGCTGCGACGACAAGTCCTTCCAGCAGTGGCGCGACTTTGTCGCCAAGCCCGAGAATTCGCCCGAAGCGCTGGAGCAGGTCACCGGCGTGCCCGCTGCCGAGCTGCGCGCTGCCGCCCGCCTGTACGCCACCGGTGGCAACGCGGCCATCTACTACGGCCTGGGCGTGACCGAGCACTCCCAGGGCTCCACCATGGTGATGGGCATTGCCAACCTGGCCATGGCCACCGGCAACGTGGGCCGTGAAGGCGTGGGCGTGAACCCGCTGCGCGGCCAGAACAACGTGCAGGGCGCGTGCGACATGGGCTCGTTCCCGCACGAGCTGCCGGGCTACCGCCATATCTCCGACTCCACCGTGCGCGGCGAATTCGAAGCTGCCTGGGGCGTGTCGCTGCAGGCCGAACCGGGCTTGCGCATCCCCAACATGTTCGATGCCGCGCTGTCGGGCAGTTTCATGGGCCTGTACTGCGAAGGCGAGGACATCGTGCAGTCCGACCCCAACACCCAGCACGTGGTGGCGGCACTCAGCGCCATGGAATGCATCGTGGTGCAAGACATCTTTTTGAACGAAACCGCCAAGTACGCCCATGTGTTCCTGCCCGGTGCGTCCTTCCTGGAAAAAGACGGCACCTTCACCAATGCCGAACGCCGCATCTCCCGTGTGCGCAAGGTCATGCCACCCAAGGCCGGCCTGGCCGACTGGGAAGTTACCGTCAAATTGGCCAACGCCCTGGGCTACCCCATGGCCTACAGGCACCCGCGCGAAATCATGGCCGAGATCGCCTCGCTGACCCCCACCTTCCACGGTGTGAGCTACGAGAAGATCGACCAGCACGGCAGCGTGCAGTGGCCCTGCAACGAAGACACCGCCGAGCTGGGCACCGAGACCATGCACCACGACCAGTTTGTGCGCGGCAAGGGGCGCTTCATCATCACCCAGTACGTGGCCACCGAAGAAAAGGTCACCCGCAAGTTCCCGCTGCTGCTGACCACCGGGCGCATCCTGTCGCAGTACAACGTGGGCGCGCAAACCCGCCGCACCGAAAACGTTCAATGGCACAGCGAAGACCGGCTGGAAATCCACCCGCACGACGCCGAAGAGCGCGGTATCAAGCCCGACGACTGGGTGGGCATCCAAAGCCGTGCGGGCTCCACCGTGCTGCGCGCGCTGGTTACCGAGCGCATGCAGCCCGGCGTGGTCTACACCACCTTCCACTTCCCCGAGTCGGGGGCCAACGTCATCACCACCGACAACTCCGACTGGGCCACCAACTGCCCCGAGTACAAGGTCACCGCCGTGCAGGTGATGCCGGTGGCGCAGCCGTCCGAATGGCAAAAGTCCTACGCGACGTTCAACCAGAACCAGCTGGACCTGCTGCAGGCAGCGTCCAAAAAGCCGGTGCTGGCCGACGCCATCAAGTAG
- the fdhD gene encoding formate dehydrogenase accessory sulfurtransferase FdhD has product MQRTEPNHPVPGGRPAAVVGVRAGKVFAATDWVADEVAVALEYNGISHAVMMASPTDLEDFARGFSLTEGIVDTVDQIRDIELVESPQGHTLQIEIAAACFARLKDRRRSLTGRTGCGLCGTDSLAHAVRRPAPVAAPATPFAIAAVARALAALRSQQHLLDATGATHAAAWCHADGRIALVREDVGRHNALDKLVGALQVARLDAPSGFIVVTSRASFEMVQKAACAGVALLAAISGVTALAIDVAQAAGITLLGFARGDNASVYSHPEQIQLEPPP; this is encoded by the coding sequence ATGCAGCGCACCGAGCCCAACCACCCCGTGCCCGGCGGCCGCCCCGCCGCCGTGGTGGGCGTGCGCGCGGGCAAAGTGTTTGCCGCCACCGACTGGGTGGCCGATGAGGTGGCCGTGGCGCTGGAATACAACGGCATCTCGCACGCGGTGATGATGGCCAGCCCCACCGACCTGGAAGACTTTGCCCGCGGCTTCTCGCTTACCGAGGGCATCGTGGACACGGTGGACCAGATCCGCGACATCGAGCTGGTGGAGTCGCCACAGGGCCACACGCTGCAAATCGAGATTGCCGCCGCCTGCTTTGCCCGCCTCAAAGACCGCCGCCGCAGCCTCACCGGCCGTACCGGCTGCGGCCTGTGCGGCACCGACAGCCTGGCCCACGCCGTGCGCCGTCCCGCGCCCGTGGCCGCGCCCGCCACCCCTTTTGCCATAGCGGCAGTCGCCCGTGCCCTGGCCGCCCTGCGCAGCCAGCAGCACCTGCTGGACGCCACTGGCGCCACCCATGCTGCCGCCTGGTGCCATGCCGACGGTCGCATCGCCCTGGTGCGCGAAGATGTGGGCCGCCACAACGCGCTGGACAAGCTGGTCGGCGCGTTGCAGGTGGCCCGTCTGGATGCACCCAGCGGCTTCATCGTGGTCACCAGCCGCGCCAGCTTCGAGATGGTGCAAAAAGCCGCCTGCGCCGGTGTCGCCCTGCTGGCCGCCATCTCCGGCGTCACCGCCCTGGCCATCGACGTGGCCCAGGCCGCAGGCATCACCTTGTTGGGCTTTGCCCGCGGCGACAACGCCAGCGTGTACAGCCACCCCGAACAGATCCAACTGGAACCGCCCCCATGA
- a CDS encoding formate dehydrogenase subunit delta, producing MKADNLIHMANQIGDFFETMPEREEALDDLATHIRKFWEPRMRRALLAALDTEEAQGMHDIVQAALRKHRADLQPATN from the coding sequence ATGAAAGCCGACAACCTCATCCACATGGCCAACCAGATTGGCGATTTCTTCGAGACCATGCCCGAGCGCGAAGAAGCCCTGGACGACCTCGCCACCCACATCCGCAAGTTCTGGGAACCCCGCATGCGCCGCGCCCTGCTGGCCGCCCTGGACACCGAAGAAGCCCAAGGCATGCACGACATCGTCCAGGCCGCGCTGCGCAAGCACCGGGCGGATTTGCAACCTGCTACGAATTAA
- a CDS encoding GNAT family N-acetyltransferase, with amino-acid sequence MNIQVATPADAHKLVSLAVPFREHLARLAPSNSEFSASIRLLLAAHDAEFYIASAEGQPVGYVLLRYRHSMWANGLEATIEDLFVTPTLRKQGTGKALIQFALARANRAGCKSACLDTNEFNVASTKIYSDLGFNAVSKRWNGRQIFFRKEL; translated from the coding sequence ATGAATATCCAAGTTGCCACCCCTGCCGATGCGCACAAGCTGGTCAGTTTGGCGGTCCCTTTTCGCGAGCATCTTGCGCGGCTTGCGCCTTCGAACTCCGAATTTAGCGCGAGTATTCGCCTGCTGCTTGCCGCCCACGATGCAGAGTTCTACATTGCGAGTGCCGAAGGGCAGCCGGTGGGTTACGTGCTGCTGCGGTATCGCCATTCCATGTGGGCAAATGGCCTGGAGGCCACCATCGAAGACCTCTTCGTGACCCCCACGCTGCGCAAGCAAGGCACGGGCAAAGCACTCATCCAGTTCGCGCTGGCCCGAGCAAACCGTGCGGGTTGTAAGTCTGCTTGTCTCGACACCAATGAGTTCAATGTGGCCTCTACAAAAATCTACTCCGACCTTGGGTTCAATGCGGTGTCCAAACGCTGGAACGGGCGTCAAATTTTCTTTCGCAAGGAGCTTTAA
- a CDS encoding SMP-30/gluconolactonase/LRE family protein, with product MWQPCTRYPDPDITVLDPRGEPYFLFNAAVERIATGMRWAEGPVWFGDGRYLLWSDIPNNRTMKWEEQTGAVSVFRQPSNFANGHTRDRQGRLVGCEHGGRRVVRTEYDGSITVLVDQFNGKPLNSPNDVVVHTDGSVWFTDPPFGILGHYEGHAAVPEQPTCVYRFDPATGRCTVATDAVDRPNGLCFSPDGQRLYVVESGATPRRIRVFGVEHGVDGTRLVNDRVFVTCAEGESPDGFRCDVDGNLWAGWGGPPGRDGVVVFAPDATPLAHIALPERCANLCFGGPARNRLFMAASQSVYALYVGVQGVAGG from the coding sequence ATGTGGCAACCCTGCACGCGCTACCCCGACCCCGACATCACCGTCCTGGACCCGCGCGGTGAACCGTACTTTCTCTTCAACGCCGCCGTGGAACGCATCGCCACCGGCATGCGCTGGGCCGAGGGGCCGGTGTGGTTTGGCGACGGGCGCTACCTGCTGTGGAGCGACATCCCCAACAACCGCACCATGAAATGGGAGGAGCAGACCGGCGCGGTCAGCGTGTTCCGCCAGCCATCCAACTTTGCCAACGGCCACACCCGCGACCGCCAGGGCCGCCTGGTGGGCTGCGAGCACGGTGGCCGCCGCGTGGTGCGCACCGAGTACGACGGCAGCATCACCGTGCTGGTCGACCAGTTCAACGGCAAGCCGCTGAACTCGCCCAACGACGTGGTGGTCCACACCGACGGCAGCGTGTGGTTCACCGACCCGCCCTTCGGCATCCTGGGCCACTACGAAGGCCATGCCGCCGTGCCCGAGCAGCCCACCTGCGTCTACCGCTTCGACCCCGCAACCGGCCGGTGCACCGTGGCCACCGACGCGGTAGACCGGCCCAACGGTCTGTGCTTCTCACCCGATGGCCAGCGCCTGTACGTGGTCGAGTCCGGCGCCACGCCCCGGCGCATCCGGGTGTTTGGTGTAGAGCATGGTGTGGACGGCACGCGCCTGGTCAATGACCGGGTGTTTGTGACCTGCGCCGAGGGCGAGAGCCCCGACGGCTTTCGTTGCGATGTAGACGGCAACCTGTGGGCCGGCTGGGGCGGCCCCCCCGGTCGCGACGGCGTGGTGGTCTTCGCCCCCGACGCCACCCCCCTCGCCCACATCGCCCTGCCCGAGCGCTGCGCCAACCTGTGCTTCGGAGGCCCGGCCCGGAATCGCCTGTTCATGGCGGCGAGCCAGTCGGTGTATGCCTTGTATGTGGGGGTGCAGGGGGTGGCGGGGGGTTAA